A genome region from Manis pentadactyla isolate mManPen7 chromosome 5, mManPen7.hap1, whole genome shotgun sequence includes the following:
- the TMEM271 gene encoding transmembrane protein 271, giving the protein MKWSVRGACAALSSCLLLACALSAAAVGLKCFSLGSELRGEPFRLGAAAGAFYSGLLLAAGLSLLGAALLCCGPRDAPLAGPGPGPGLGVPAAPAGAPEAAPGEQAAAGGPSGPVNSQNLLLLGVLVFMLGVLSAFAGAVIDGDTVSLVERKYSHYCLPPRAPAAAPGPAAAAPGPAPGAPRARSTPDSATPAKCRQLKDYQRGLVLSTVFNSLECLLGLLSLLLVKNYRSSQARRGRRGRRRGGRALARPRGGPGLRAQLPVSRARRGRRGRRGRRLQPRPSEASILSPEESDLTAPGDCADFAAHHAVSYINVGVFHAFDEAGVEVCCGGHPSVELPGYAPSDPDLNASYPYCCRQPCEAARPWAPGRAC; this is encoded by the coding sequence ATGAAGTGGAGCGTCCGCGGGGCCTGCGCCGCGCTCTCGTCGTGTCTCCTGCTCGCCTGCGCGCTCAGCGCCGCCGCCGTCGGCCTCAAGTGCTTCTCGCTGGGCTCGGAGCTGCGCGGGGAGCCGTTCCGGCTGGGGGCGGCCGCCGGCGCCTTCTACTCGGGGCTGCTGCTGGCCGCCGGCCTTTCGCTGCTCGGCGCCGCCCTGCTCTGCTGCGGGCCCCGGGACGCGCCCCTCGCAGGGCCGGGGCCGGGCCCGGGGCTCGGGGTCCCCGCGGCCCCGGCCGGGGCTCCGGAGGCCGCGCCGGGCGAGCAGGCGGCCGCAGGGGGACCCTCGGGGCCGGTGAACAGCCAGAACCTGCTCCTGCTCGGCGTCCTCGTCTTCATGCTCGGGGTCCTCAGCGCCTTCGCGGGCGCCGTGATCGACGGCGACACCGTGTCCCTCGTGGAGCGCAAGTACTCCCACTACTGCCTGCCCCCGCGCGCGCCGGCCGCCGCCCCCGGCCCCGCGGCCGCCGCCCCCGGCCCTGCCCCCGGCGCGCCGCGCGCCCGCAGCACCCCGGACAGCGCCACGCCCGCCAAGTGCCGGCAGCTCAAGGACTACCAGCGCGGCCTGGTGCTCTCCACCGTCTTCAACTCGCTCGAGTGCCTCCTGGGCCTGCTCAGCCTCCTGCTGGTCAAGAACTACAGGTCGTCGCAGGCCCGGCGCGGCCGGCGCGGCCGGAGAAGGGGAGGCCGGGCCCTGGCGCGGCCCCGCGGCGGCCCGGGGCTCCGCGCGCAGCTGCCAGTCTCCCGGGCGCGGCGGGGCCGGCGGGGCCGGCGGGGCCGGCGGCTGCAGCCGCGGCCGAGCGAAGCCTCTATCCTGTCCCCGGAGGAATCGGACTTGACCGCCCCGGGGGACTGCGCGGACTTTGCGGCGCACCACGCCGTGTCCTACATCAACGTGGGCGTCTTCCACGCGTTCGACGAGGCGGGAGTGGAGGTGTGCTGCGGGGGTCACCCGTCAGTGGAGCTGCCGGGTTACGCGCCCTCGGACCCCGACCTCAACGCCTCTTACCCCTACTGCTGCCGGCAGCCTTGTGAGGCGGCGCGCCCTTGGGCGCCGGGCCGGGCCTGCTGA